The proteins below are encoded in one region of Aphelocoma coerulescens isolate FSJ_1873_10779 chromosome 4, UR_Acoe_1.0, whole genome shotgun sequence:
- the ST3GAL5 gene encoding lactosylceramide alpha-2,3-sialyltransferase isoform X8, which translates to MKISNKAQTTYLSNNHNFNQIMIILALFVVGGCFLYILKLHFGPEECDRTKMPYVDLDRVMRAQQFASAALQEQCRPSYVKKEMGKLFAEKYSMDISPFVRKNTNEDEALFKYEPPFGFHKFFDKLKDLLELLPEHDLPEDLKSKHCKRCVVVGSGGILHGSELGHLLNQFDIVIRLNDAPVQGYTDHVGNKTTIRMTYPEGAPLSEHEYPPASLFVAVLFKSVDFNWLQAMIKNETLPLWVRLFFWKEVAEKIPFTSKQFRILNPVIIKETALDILQFPEPRSKFWGWDKNVPTIGVTAVVLATHLCDEVSLAGFGYDLDQPSTPLHYYNNLCMAAMKEQTMHNVTSETKFLQKLIKAKVVKDLTGGIHCEFCSKDS; encoded by the exons ATGAAAATCAGTAATAAAGCTCAAACTACATACTTGAGCAACAACCACAACTTTAACCAAATAATGAT AATTCTTGCACTGTTTGTGGTTGGAGGGTGCTTCCTTTATATCCTCAAATTACATTTTGGCCCTGAGGAATGTGACAGAACAAAAATGCCGTATGTGGACCTTGATCGTGTAATG AGGGCACAGCAATTTGCCAGCGCCGCATTGCAGGAGCAGTGCCGACCTTCTTATGTgaagaaggaaatggggaagtTGTTTGCAGAGAAATACAGCATGGACATATCTCCCTTTGTAaggaaaaatacaaatgaaGATGAAGCTTTATTTAAATATGAACCTCCATTTGGATTTCACAAGTTCTTTGATAAACTTAAAGATCTCCTTGAACTCTTACCTGAGCATGATTTACCAGAAGATTTGAAGTCAAAACATTGTAAGCGTTGTGTTGTTGTTGGCAGTGGTGGAATTCTTCATGGATCAGAGCTGGGTCACTTACTGAATCAGTTTGATATTGTTATAAG GTTAAATGATGCACCAGTTCAAGGCTACACAGATCATGTTGGTAACAAAACAACAATACGGATGACTTACCCTGAGGGAGCCCCCCTTTCTGAACACGAGTATCCTCCTGCAAGCTTGTTTGTGGCTGTTTTGTTTAAAAGTGTTGATTTCAACTGGCTTCAAGCCATGATAAAAAATGAAACCTTG CCTCTGTGGGTTCGACTCTTCTTTTGGAAAGAGGTTGCTGAGAAAATTCCTTTCACATCAAAGCAGTTTCGGATTCTGAATCCAGTCATTATCAAAGAGACAGCTTTAGACATTTTACAGTTCCCTGAGCCTCGATCAAAATTCTGGGGTTGGGATAAG aATGTACCTACAATTGGGGTCACAGCAGTTGTTCTGGCCACACATTTATGTGATGAAGTGAGCTTAGCAGGATTTGGATATGACCTGGATCAGCCCAGCACACCTTTGCACTATTACAACAACCTCTGCATGGCTGCCATGAAAGAACAAACTATGCACAATGTGACAAGTGAGACAAAATTCCTGCAAAAACTGATCAAAGCAAAAGTTGTCAAAGACCTCACTGGAGGGATACACTGTGAATTCTGCAGCAAAGACAGCTAG
- the ST3GAL5 gene encoding lactosylceramide alpha-2,3-sialyltransferase isoform X10 gives MPYVDLDRVMRAQQFASAALQEQCRPSYVKKEMGKLFAEKYSMDISPFVRKNTNEDEALFKYEPPFGFHKFFDKLKDLLELLPEHDLPEDLKSKHCKRCVVVGSGGILHGSELGHLLNQFDIVIRLNDAPVQGYTDHVGNKTTIRMTYPEGAPLSEHEYPPASLFVAVLFKSVDFNWLQAMIKNETLPLWVRLFFWKEVAEKIPFTSKQFRILNPVIIKETALDILQFPEPRSKFWGWDKNVPTIGVTAVVLATHLCDEVSLAGFGYDLDQPSTPLHYYNNLCMAAMKEQTMHNVTSETKFLQKLIKAKVVKDLTGGIHCEFCSKDS, from the exons ATGCCGTATGTGGACCTTGATCGTGTAATG AGGGCACAGCAATTTGCCAGCGCCGCATTGCAGGAGCAGTGCCGACCTTCTTATGTgaagaaggaaatggggaagtTGTTTGCAGAGAAATACAGCATGGACATATCTCCCTTTGTAaggaaaaatacaaatgaaGATGAAGCTTTATTTAAATATGAACCTCCATTTGGATTTCACAAGTTCTTTGATAAACTTAAAGATCTCCTTGAACTCTTACCTGAGCATGATTTACCAGAAGATTTGAAGTCAAAACATTGTAAGCGTTGTGTTGTTGTTGGCAGTGGTGGAATTCTTCATGGATCAGAGCTGGGTCACTTACTGAATCAGTTTGATATTGTTATAAG GTTAAATGATGCACCAGTTCAAGGCTACACAGATCATGTTGGTAACAAAACAACAATACGGATGACTTACCCTGAGGGAGCCCCCCTTTCTGAACACGAGTATCCTCCTGCAAGCTTGTTTGTGGCTGTTTTGTTTAAAAGTGTTGATTTCAACTGGCTTCAAGCCATGATAAAAAATGAAACCTTG CCTCTGTGGGTTCGACTCTTCTTTTGGAAAGAGGTTGCTGAGAAAATTCCTTTCACATCAAAGCAGTTTCGGATTCTGAATCCAGTCATTATCAAAGAGACAGCTTTAGACATTTTACAGTTCCCTGAGCCTCGATCAAAATTCTGGGGTTGGGATAAG aATGTACCTACAATTGGGGTCACAGCAGTTGTTCTGGCCACACATTTATGTGATGAAGTGAGCTTAGCAGGATTTGGATATGACCTGGATCAGCCCAGCACACCTTTGCACTATTACAACAACCTCTGCATGGCTGCCATGAAAGAACAAACTATGCACAATGTGACAAGTGAGACAAAATTCCTGCAAAAACTGATCAAAGCAAAAGTTGTCAAAGACCTCACTGGAGGGATACACTGTGAATTCTGCAGCAAAGACAGCTAG